AATGCCTGAGGAGCGGCATAAGGCTGATCCGAAACGCGAGATCCGAATCGAAGGAGCACGCGGCAATAACCTCAAGAACGTCAGTGCGTCCTTTCCGATTGGCTTGATGACCTGCATCACCGGTGTCTCAGGGTCGGGCAAGTCAACGCTCATCAACGACACCTTGTACAAGGCGGTCGCCGGGGACCTTAACCGGGTCAACAAGAATCCGGCGGCACACGATGCCGTGCACGGCCTCGACCACATCGATCGCGTCATCGACATCTCGCAGTCGCCAATAGGCCGGACGCCGCGTTCGAACCCGGCAACCTACAGCGGTCTGTTCACGCCGATACGTGAACTGTTTGCCGGGACCCAGGAAGCACGCGCGCGCGGCTACATGCCGGGCCGGTTCAGTTTCAACGTCAAAGGCGGACGCTGCGAAGCGTGTCAGGGCGACGGCGTAATCAAGGTTGAAATGCACTTTTTGCCCGACGTCTACGTGCCTTGCGACGTATGCCGGGGTCAACGTTACAACCGCGAAACCCTGGAGATACGCTACAAGGGCCGCAACATCCACGAAGTACTGGACATGACGGTTGAGGATGCGCTGGAATTTTTCCGCAATGTCCCGGTCGTGGCCAAAAAGCTGCAGACCTTGCTGGACGTCGGCCTCTCGTATATTCGCCTAGGACAAAATGCGACTACACTGTCCGGCGGTGAAGCGCAACGCATCAAGCTGGCCAAAGAACTGTCAAAGCGCGATACCGGCAGTACGTTGTACATCCTGGACGAGCCGACCACCGGCTTGCACTTCTATGACATTGAGCAGCTGTTGGCAGTGCTGCACAGACTGCGCGATCGCGGCAACACCGTTGTCGTCATCGAACACAATCTGGACGTCGTGAAAACCGCGGACTGGATTATCGACCTTGGTCCGGAGGGCGGTGACGGTGGCGGCGAGATTATCGCGTTCGGTACACCCGAACAGGTAGCGGCCAACAAGAATTCGTTTACCGGCGAATACCTGCGCCCATTGCTGGGCGGCGTGGCGGAGAAAAAGCCTGCCCGAAAACGCCGTTAAGCTCAGTCGCTGGTCTCAAGCCTGACGACGGAGGTGATTTTCACCGGCGCCGACAACAACTGCCCCTCGGTGTATGGGGTCTCGGATGGCGCGCTCGCATCGCTCAGATGAATGCGGCGCACCGTATCCATGCCACGGGTCACCCGACCAAACGCGGCGAACCCCTGCCCGTCCGGGTTGCGCATGGCGCCGTGATCCAATCCCGGCTGCGCCCCTATGCAAATGAAAAATTCCGCGGCTGCCGTACCGACATCGCCACGCGCCATCGACAACGTGCCGTCCTCGTGAGTCAACCCGGTCTTTGCGGTCGATTCATGAGCGATTGGCGGGAACGCCGGCTGCGCATCGCCGATGCCGCCCTGAATGACTTCTATCCACGGCTTGCCCTTGTCATTTTCAAAGGTGACCGTTCTGTAGAAGGTGGCTCCGTCGTAATGACCGCCGTCAACATAAGCGAGGAAATTGGCGACTGTCAGCGGCGCGCGGTCGGCATACAGCTCGATCTCGATCGGTCCTTCGCTGGTTTGCATCAACAGCCGCACAGTTCCAGCATCCGCAGCGTTGGCGACAGCGGAAAAGTACAACACCACTGTGGCGACAACACCCAACACAAATCGACAGACAGTCTTCATTTCTCACTCCTGGATTGCACGTAGTGGTCGAACGCCACGGCAAACCGCTCTGGTGCAGCGTCAACCATTCGAAGGTACAACGACGGCTCGATCAATTCGAGCTCCATCAACAGAAACCGGCCATCGGCGGCCCGGACGAAATCCGCGCGCGCGTATAGCGGCATGGGTTTTATGAGTTGCATAAGTTGGTCAGCAGTTTGCTGCAATGCCGGTTCAACATCGACCGCCAGTATCCGGGCGCCGTGTTCTTCCTGTACCCGGAAATCAGCCGGCTTCGGCACTTTGCGAATGGCGTGACTCATTTCGCCACCAATATAGAACAGTGAATACTCACCCTCAGATTGGATGGCCGCCACAAACGGTTGCGCCATGCACGGGCGTGCAGCAAACGTATCAAGCAATATCGCGCGTATCTCCGGACTGATTTCCCGCTCCAGCAAGAATGTGTTGGAAGCGTTGGTACTGATGACCGGCTTGATGACTATGCGCTCACTATCAAGCTTGTCATGCAGTCCGTTCAACAGCGGCTCCGTCAGGGTATCCAGCCACTCAGTAGGGACGATAGCAACGCCACGGGATTCGAGATCGCGCAAATACGTCTTGGCCAGATTCCAACGTAACAACGAAAGGGGGTTCGCCAGCACGGTACCGGATGCTTCGATGCGCTGCAGTGCCTGCAAGAATGTCTGCGGGTCATCCGGGTAGTCCCACGGTGTGCCAACGTAGACGCCGTCGAAACTGGCCCAGTCGTCGCGTTCGCTGCGCCAGGGCAACACCTCGACTCGCCAGCCTTTTGCCTGCAACGGAGCAATGGCGAGATCCGCATCAATCGACCAACCTTCGGTATTGTCCATCGTCAAGAACGCGCACCGGCGGCTTCCGTCTGTACTCATTGAATCTCGTCCGGAAAACGCCCGTTCGCCAGGAACGCCAGGGTCAGTTCAATGACTTCACGGTCCCGCATCATGAAGGCATGACTGGCATGCACCTGGCGAAAATCGCTCATGCCGTCCAGTTTCGTATCGTCAACGGTGACCCGACCGTCGTTGGGCTTGTCGAGCATGACATAGGTAACCGGATCAATGGACCGATCGCCGGCGATCACCGCGAACTCGAACGTAGGCGCGCCAAGCTTGAGCGGCACGCTGTCATCACCCTTACCCAGCTCGGAACCTGCCGGTCCGTTGATGAAATCGAAACCCGGGAGCAAACGCCATTTGTCGGCCGCAGCACTGCCATTGTTCGGTGGTCCGAGCATAACCACCCTGCCGAGGTCGTCAAGCCGCTGTTCGTTGGTGTAGTAACGCAACAGAATTCCGCCCAGCGAATGCGTTACGAAATGAATCGGCCCGTCAGGTCGCAAGCGCCGGCATTCGGCAACACCTTCGTCGACAGCTAACGGTGCCAACAAGGCGATGGGGTGTTCGCGGGACGGATAGCCGACATTGGCGACAGCGTAGCCAGCCGCGGTCAACGCTTTCTCCATCGGCACCATCGAACGCTCGGTGCGGGCCATGCCGTGCAACAGCACAACGCACTCCTTGCTACGGTCAAGGTCAGTGGCAGACGACGGACCGGTCATGCTAAAGGCCAGCACAGCATACAGGGCAACATTCATAGTACCTTGAGCTGCCTATCCTGCAAGCGCCCCAAAAAGACCAACGCCAGCAAAGCTCCAGTCAACGCGAATGCCATGTCCGATTGCGTATCCCAGATATAGCCCTGGGTCCCAAGAAAGGATTCCGCGGCCTCGTCCGACATCAGTGCAACCCACCATTCGATCAACTCGTAGAACGCACTCACAGCCAGACAGAAGCATACAATGAAAAAATTGCGCCACGACGCAGAGTTGAAAACCCCCTTCACGACAACGACTTCGCGCGCGACCATGGCTGGCACGAAACCCTGTACGAAATGCCCAAGTTTGTCGTAGTTGTTGCGCGACTGATCGAGCGCTTCCTGAATCCAGTCAAATAACGGGACCTCGGCGTAAGTGTAGTGACCACCGACGATCAGGATGACACAGTGCACGAGTATCAAGGCATACGTTAATGGCGTTAGCGGAAACCGAGAGCGCGTCAGCAACAGAACCAGCGCGCCGATGACGGCCGGCATCACTTCCAGCAACCATGTCGGGTAGTCGTGCGGCTTGATTGCCGACCAAATCAAAACCGCGAGGAATACGCCGGTCCACAGCCACGCATTCCTGTTCCAGGGATTGCTTACATCACTCATACAGCCTGCTCCTGTGGACGCCCCGGCGCCAAGCGAACTATACCTTGAACCAGAATTCTATCTCCGACGTCGCCACCTCAAACCGCGCCGCATGTTGTTCCTCCGGCTCCAGCTGATACCACTCTCCGACTCCGTAGCGTTCTTCCTGTTCGCCCCGCGTCAGTATCAACTCGCCTGCCGTAATCACGCCTGCATTGCGGGACGGATGAGTGTGGGCAGCAATGACCGTGCCGGCCGGGTACGACGCGAACAACACTTCACAACGCTCGGCGGCGAGTCGATACGCATCGAACGGGCCGTCGAATTCGGGCAAAGACTGAATCAGGTCGGGGAAAAGCGAACGATCCATAGCGTAACCTCCTGCGGTGAATCAGTAGTGCGGCGGGCGTTCGTCGCCGCCGTCGTCGGCACCTTCTCCGTTAGCCGCCATAGACTGCAAACGTTCGATCAGCCTTGCCGACAATCGCTCGAGGCGGGTCAACTGTGACTGCTGATCGGTCAGCACCTGGTTAAGCTCTCCCAACATCACCTCTTGATAGGCAAGTTTGGTCTCAATCTCGATTATGCGTTGTTCGTCCATAGCTCTCACCTGTATCCTCTTGCACAGCCTGGCCCGGCAGACTGCTGACAGACAGTACGGTGCCTGCCACGATTGTTCAATCCCGCAGCCGTCCGTGCACCGCCACCACACGAGCAAGTAAGCGCAAAAGCATGTCCCTCATTCGATTCGAAGACGTTTCCCTTGATTTTGGCGACCAGAAAATACTGGACGCCGCCAGCTTTGCCATTGAGACGGGCGAGCGCGTTTGCCTGATCGGTCGCAACGGCGCGGGCAAATCCACCACCCTCAAATTGATCAGTGGCGAAATCGAGCCGGACCGCGGCGAGGTTGTCTACACGGACAACCTGGTAATCAGCCAGCTGGCGCAGGCACTGCCTGAAGCTGGCGACATGAGCGTTAGCGACATGGTGCGCTCCGGGCTGGGCAATGCACAGTCGCTGCTGGACGACTACAGCCGGCGGGCGGCCAATGTCAGCAACGATGCCGAAATGCAGGAGCTCGAAGCGTTGCACCGGCAAATCGATGCATTGGGTGGCTGGCAAATCGAACAACGGGTAGAAAGCACGATCAGCGAACTCAACCTGCCGGCACACAAACGCATGAGCGAGCTATCCGGTGGCTGGCGTCGACGCGTTGCACTGGCACGTGCCCTGGTACGCAAACCCGACCTCTTGTTGCTCGACGAACCGACCAACCACCTCGACATTGTGACCATTGAGTGGCTTGAGCATGTGATTCTTGGCTTTCAGGGTGCCGTCTTGTTTATCACCCACGATCGCGCGTTCTTACAAAAACTCGCCACCCGTATCGTCGAGATTGATCGTACCCGGCTAAGCAGCTGGCCAGGCGATTTCGCCAACTTCCAACGCCGCAAGGAGAAGGCGCTGGAAGACGAGGCAGCCGAGAACGCGCGCTTCGACAAAAAACTGCAACAGGAAGAAATCTGGATTCGGCAAGGCATCAAAGCCCGTCGCACCAGGAACGAAGGTCGCGCTCGTGCACTGGTCGCCATGCGCAGGGAACGGGAAAAGCGCCTGACGCTGGATGACAACGCGCGTATGCACATCGAAGAAGCGGAAAGTTCGGGTCGTAAAGTAATACGCGCCCGTAATCTGAGTTATCGCTATGACGAACAAGTCTTGTTGGAAGATTTTTCCATCCAAATCATGCGCGGCGATCGAATTGGAATACTGGGTAACAATGGTGTCGGCAAAACCACCTTGTTGCGTTTGTTGCTCGGCAAACTCGAACCTCAGACTGGCACGGTAAAACACGGCACCAATCTGGTCGTTGGCTATTTTGATCAGCTGCGCGAGTCTCTCGAACCGGAAAAATCGGTCGCGGAGAACGTTGGCGAAGGCCGGACCTATATCAATCTGGGTGGCAAGGACCGGCACATCATCGGCTATTTAAAAGGGTTCTTGTTCAGTCCGAAACGCGCACTCACTCCGGTGAAAGCATTGTCCGGCGGTGAGCGTAATCGCGTGATCCTCGCCAAACTGTTCACCCGTCCCGCAAATCTGCTGGTTCTCGATGAACCCACCAACGATCTCGACATGGAAACTCTCGAAGTCCTCGAAGACAAACTGACACAGTTTGCGGGCACGCTACTGGTTGTCAGTCATGACCGGCAGTTTCTGGATAACGTGGTCACCAGCACCATCGTGTTCGAAGCAAACGGCGTCGTCAGGGAGCACGTCGGCGGATACAGCGACTGGCTGCGCCAGGGACAAGCCCTGGCCGAAATGGAAAACCCGGCACAGAAGGCAGCGGAGCGCCGCGAAGAAAAACGAGAGGCACAAGCAGCCAGCGGCGCCGAGAAACTGAAATATCACGAACAACGCGAACTGGATGCATTGCCAGAGACGATCGAGCAACTTGAAAAGCAAATCGACGCGCTGCAGCTGAAAGTTGCCGCGGCAGATTTCTACGCGGCGGGTCATGAAGCCGCACAGCCTGTACTCGACGAGCTTGCCGAAAAACAGGCAACGCTTGAGCAACTTATTGACCGCTGGTCAGAACTGGAAGAAAAGCAGCAGGCTTGGCGTGAGTCACGCGGCCGCACGACTTAGCTGGCCCGCGCCACATGCTTTTTCGCCACGTTTCGTGCTTTATAACCGCCACGTAACGCAACGCAGCGACGCCACATACCTGGCAGCGTTTACAGCAGTTGCAACG
The DNA window shown above is from Woeseia oceani and carries:
- a CDS encoding peptidylprolyl isomerase encodes the protein MKTVCRFVLGVVATVVLYFSAVANAADAGTVRLLMQTSEGPIEIELYADRAPLTVANFLAYVDGGHYDGATFYRTVTFENDKGKPWIEVIQGGIGDAQPAFPPIAHESTAKTGLTHEDGTLSMARGDVGTAAAEFFICIGAQPGLDHGAMRNPDGQGFAAFGRVTRGMDTVRRIHLSDASAPSETPYTEGQLLSAPVKITSVVRLETSD
- a CDS encoding ATP-grasp domain-containing protein translates to MSTDGSRRCAFLTMDNTEGWSIDADLAIAPLQAKGWRVEVLPWRSERDDWASFDGVYVGTPWDYPDDPQTFLQALQRIEASGTVLANPLSLLRWNLAKTYLRDLESRGVAIVPTEWLDTLTEPLLNGLHDKLDSERIVIKPVISTNASNTFLLEREISPEIRAILLDTFAARPCMAQPFVAAIQSEGEYSLFYIGGEMSHAIRKVPKPADFRVQEEHGARILAVDVEPALQQTADQLMQLIKPMPLYARADFVRAADGRFLLMELELIEPSLYLRMVDAAPERFAVAFDHYVQSRSEK
- a CDS encoding esterase/lipase family protein, producing MNVALYAVLAFSMTGPSSATDLDRSKECVVLLHGMARTERSMVPMEKALTAAGYAVANVGYPSREHPIALLAPLAVDEGVAECRRLRPDGPIHFVTHSLGGILLRYYTNEQRLDDLGRVVMLGPPNNGSAAADKWRLLPGFDFINGPAGSELGKGDDSVPLKLGAPTFEFAVIAGDRSIDPVTYVMLDKPNDGRVTVDDTKLDGMSDFRQVHASHAFMMRDREVIELTLAFLANGRFPDEIQ
- a CDS encoding DUF2238 domain-containing protein, encoding MSDVSNPWNRNAWLWTGVFLAVLIWSAIKPHDYPTWLLEVMPAVIGALVLLLTRSRFPLTPLTYALILVHCVILIVGGHYTYAEVPLFDWIQEALDQSRNNYDKLGHFVQGFVPAMVAREVVVVKGVFNSASWRNFFIVCFCLAVSAFYELIEWWVALMSDEAAESFLGTQGYIWDTQSDMAFALTGALLALVFLGRLQDRQLKVL
- a CDS encoding cupin domain-containing protein — encoded protein: MDRSLFPDLIQSLPEFDGPFDAYRLAAERCEVLFASYPAGTVIAAHTHPSRNAGVITAGELILTRGEQEERYGVGEWYQLEPEEQHAARFEVATSEIEFWFKV
- a CDS encoding SlyX family protein, translated to MDEQRIIEIETKLAYQEVMLGELNQVLTDQQSQLTRLERLSARLIERLQSMAANGEGADDGGDERPPHY
- a CDS encoding ATP-binding cassette domain-containing protein, whose product is MSLIRFEDVSLDFGDQKILDAASFAIETGERVCLIGRNGAGKSTTLKLISGEIEPDRGEVVYTDNLVISQLAQALPEAGDMSVSDMVRSGLGNAQSLLDDYSRRAANVSNDAEMQELEALHRQIDALGGWQIEQRVESTISELNLPAHKRMSELSGGWRRRVALARALVRKPDLLLLDEPTNHLDIVTIEWLEHVILGFQGAVLFITHDRAFLQKLATRIVEIDRTRLSSWPGDFANFQRRKEKALEDEAAENARFDKKLQQEEIWIRQGIKARRTRNEGRARALVAMRREREKRLTLDDNARMHIEEAESSGRKVIRARNLSYRYDEQVLLEDFSIQIMRGDRIGILGNNGVGKTTLLRLLLGKLEPQTGTVKHGTNLVVGYFDQLRESLEPEKSVAENVGEGRTYINLGGKDRHIIGYLKGFLFSPKRALTPVKALSGGERNRVILAKLFTRPANLLVLDEPTNDLDMETLEVLEDKLTQFAGTLLVVSHDRQFLDNVVTSTIVFEANGVVREHVGGYSDWLRQGQALAEMENPAQKAAERREEKREAQAASGAEKLKYHEQRELDALPETIEQLEKQIDALQLKVAAADFYAAGHEAAQPVLDELAEKQATLEQLIDRWSELEEKQQAWRESRGRTT